Proteins encoded in a region of the Desulfobotulus mexicanus genome:
- the brxC gene encoding BREX system P-loop protein BrxC, which produces MKTLKSIFKKPVDRSIEGVIKADDESELRIEFDEYVLTGEAEKRIESFLAAYNNYEGANGVWISGFFGSGKSHLLKILAYVLENREIDGETALNFFLPKCADNKILSGDLKRAVQIPSKSILFNIDQKADVISKTQMDALLAVFVKVFDESCGYYGKHGHIAQFERDLDSRGLLEAFQSAYAQTAGKPWQRGREQALLESKNIAEAYAAATGGDKSEAAGILDKYRSQYRVSIEDFAEKVNDWIERQVPGFRLNFFVDEVGQYIANNTKLMTNLQTIAESLATRCRGRSWVIVTAQEDMSRVIGEMDRHKGNDFTKIQARFSNRMKLTSADVAEVIQKRLLKKNEEGVALLSDLYKNQSNNFKTLFDFTDGSVHYRNFTDEEHFIDTYPFVPYQFALFQSAIQNLSIHNAFEGKHSSVGERSMLAVFQQVAIHIGNHLPGELATFDLMFEGIRTALKARIQQPVQQAEIHLGHPFGVRILKALFLVKYVKEFKPSIRNLSVLMLKGFDQDLSSLKKEIEEALNLLEQQTYIQRNGDLYAYLTDEEKDIEEEIKNTEIETSEIASELKKIIFDQIVRLRKIPLDSNGQHFIFSRKLDDRLYDREQELSIHVISPFHEHAENLEMIRIKSNYDMDELFVLMPADARLMQDLMMLKKTEKYVRQNTTAAQQDSVKRILDQKISQNQERGREIESRIQELLGKARLLVAGKELDLKSGEAQARIKAGFQELVALSYPNLKILKGLSYNEDDISSHLHRNKDALFGTDAAPMSEAEQEVLSFITSNKKAAIRNTVKGVLERFEKKPYGWPYPAILSNLASLMVRGKVEIRYDTNLLEEKAYEKMLRNTQAHPRLVLEPQVEFAASQVRKLKEFYEEFFNQPAASTEAKALARDTDAALQKLKQLMEKLLSQSSRYPFLNALAPAVETLKECSEKPYDWYLTELGRHEDRLYDLKEDLIDPVIRFMEGSQREIFDQAMDFMAEQKDNFACIQREGDSAFELKESGHAYISPEVLQKALNDPRCFKGNGMQQIKAHVGALEREIKKRIEAEILSAKKNIEELKTRICTMEEFLKLNENQKDEIIKSFDESIKGIEKQKLIPVIRDSLRHFEDTKYQRLLSRITLWAQPVPLSKPSLEPEPDPLSGDRPKAAFEKKPEPVIEYVPSRNVRVAFDKAWLADEKDVERYIHSMKNALLEEIRKGKRIQI; this is translated from the coding sequence TTGAAAACACTGAAATCCATATTCAAAAAACCCGTTGATCGCAGCATAGAAGGCGTTATCAAGGCCGATGATGAATCAGAACTGCGTATTGAATTTGATGAGTATGTCCTTACGGGTGAAGCGGAAAAGCGCATTGAGTCCTTCCTTGCTGCCTATAACAACTATGAAGGGGCCAATGGTGTATGGATTTCAGGATTTTTTGGTTCCGGTAAATCCCATCTTTTAAAGATTCTTGCCTATGTACTTGAAAACAGGGAAATAGATGGAGAGACCGCCCTGAATTTTTTTCTTCCTAAATGTGCAGACAATAAGATTTTAAGCGGAGATTTAAAAAGGGCCGTTCAGATTCCTTCCAAAAGCATTCTTTTTAACATTGATCAGAAAGCCGATGTTATCAGTAAAACCCAGATGGATGCCCTGCTTGCGGTTTTTGTAAAGGTTTTTGATGAGTCCTGCGGCTACTACGGAAAACATGGGCATATTGCTCAGTTTGAACGGGATCTGGATTCCCGTGGTCTTTTGGAAGCGTTCCAGTCTGCCTATGCACAAACAGCAGGAAAACCATGGCAGAGGGGAAGGGAGCAGGCTCTTCTTGAATCAAAAAACATAGCAGAAGCCTATGCTGCGGCAACGGGGGGAGATAAAAGCGAAGCCGCAGGCATTCTCGATAAATACCGCAGCCAGTACAGGGTCTCCATAGAGGATTTTGCCGAAAAGGTGAATGACTGGATAGAAAGACAGGTTCCGGGTTTCAGGCTCAATTTTTTTGTGGATGAGGTGGGCCAGTACATCGCCAACAACACAAAGCTCATGACAAACCTTCAGACCATTGCAGAAAGCCTTGCTACCCGGTGCCGGGGCAGATCATGGGTGATTGTTACGGCCCAGGAAGATATGTCCCGGGTCATCGGTGAAATGGACAGACACAAGGGGAACGATTTTACAAAAATTCAGGCCCGTTTTTCCAACCGCATGAAACTTACCAGTGCCGATGTGGCAGAGGTTATTCAAAAACGCCTGCTGAAGAAAAACGAAGAAGGCGTTGCTTTGCTTTCTGATCTTTATAAAAACCAGTCCAACAATTTTAAAACCCTTTTTGATTTTACAGATGGATCGGTGCATTATCGCAATTTTACTGATGAAGAGCATTTCATTGATACCTATCCCTTTGTGCCCTATCAGTTTGCCCTGTTCCAGTCTGCAATTCAGAACCTCTCCATACACAATGCCTTTGAAGGAAAGCACAGCTCTGTGGGTGAAAGATCCATGCTGGCGGTTTTTCAGCAGGTGGCCATTCACATAGGCAACCACCTTCCCGGAGAACTTGCCACCTTTGATCTGATGTTTGAAGGTATCCGTACGGCACTGAAAGCCCGGATTCAGCAGCCAGTCCAGCAGGCAGAAATCCATCTGGGCCATCCCTTTGGGGTTCGCATTCTCAAAGCCCTTTTCCTTGTAAAATATGTAAAAGAATTCAAGCCTTCCATCAGAAACTTAAGTGTTCTCATGCTTAAAGGCTTTGATCAGGATCTTTCAAGCCTTAAAAAAGAGATAGAAGAAGCCCTGAATCTCCTTGAGCAGCAGACCTATATCCAGCGCAACGGTGATCTCTATGCCTACCTCACGGATGAAGAAAAGGATATTGAAGAAGAGATCAAGAATACGGAAATTGAAACATCCGAGATTGCCTCAGAGCTTAAAAAAATAATTTTTGATCAGATTGTCAGGCTAAGAAAAATTCCTTTGGATTCCAATGGGCAGCATTTTATTTTTTCCAGAAAACTCGATGACCGTCTTTATGACCGTGAACAGGAACTGAGCATCCATGTGATCAGCCCTTTCCATGAACATGCAGAAAATCTGGAAATGATCCGCATCAAATCAAATTATGATATGGACGAGCTTTTTGTTCTGATGCCAGCCGATGCAAGGCTTATGCAGGATCTTATGATGCTTAAGAAAACGGAAAAGTATGTAAGACAGAATACCACTGCGGCCCAGCAGGATTCCGTAAAAAGAATACTGGATCAAAAAATTTCCCAGAATCAGGAAAGAGGGCGGGAAATTGAATCGCGTATTCAGGAGCTCTTGGGTAAAGCGAGGCTTCTTGTGGCGGGTAAGGAGCTGGATCTGAAGTCAGGAGAAGCTCAGGCCAGGATAAAGGCAGGTTTTCAGGAGCTTGTGGCCCTCAGTTATCCCAATCTTAAAATCCTGAAAGGCCTTTCCTATAATGAAGATGATATATCAAGCCATCTTCATCGCAATAAAGATGCGCTGTTTGGCACGGATGCTGCCCCCATGTCTGAGGCGGAGCAGGAAGTTCTCAGTTTTATCACATCCAATAAAAAAGCAGCCATACGAAATACGGTGAAGGGCGTTCTTGAAAGGTTTGAAAAAAAGCCCTATGGCTGGCCCTATCCGGCCATACTTTCAAATCTGGCTTCCCTTATGGTAAGGGGCAAGGTTGAAATCAGGTATGATACCAACCTGCTTGAGGAAAAGGCCTATGAAAAAATGCTCCGGAATACCCAGGCCCACCCCAGACTTGTTCTGGAACCTCAGGTTGAATTTGCTGCTTCTCAGGTGCGTAAGCTGAAAGAATTTTATGAAGAATTTTTTAATCAGCCCGCAGCTTCCACTGAGGCAAAAGCTCTGGCAAGGGACACGGATGCGGCCTTGCAGAAACTCAAGCAGCTTATGGAAAAACTCCTGAGCCAATCTTCCCGCTATCCTTTTTTAAACGCACTGGCTCCCGCTGTTGAAACTCTTAAGGAATGCTCAGAAAAACCCTATGACTGGTATCTCACAGAGCTTGGCCGCCATGAAGACAGGCTTTATGACCTGAAAGAGGATCTTATTGACCCTGTCATCAGGTTCATGGAGGGTTCCCAAAGGGAAATTTTTGATCAGGCCATGGACTTTATGGCTGAGCAGAAAGATAATTTTGCATGTATTCAAAGGGAAGGTGATTCTGCCTTTGAGTTAAAGGAATCAGGACATGCTTATATTTCGCCTGAAGTTCTTCAAAAAGCCTTGAATGATCCCCGGTGCTTCAAGGGTAACGGAATGCAGCAGATAAAGGCCCATGTGGGTGCCCTGGAAAGGGAAATCAAAAAGAGGATTGAGGCTGAAATATTAAGCGCAAAGAAAAATATAGAAGAACTGAAAACCCGCATCTGCACCATGGAAGAATTTTTAAAGCTCAATGAAAACCAGAAAGATGAGATCATAAAGTCCTTTGATGAAAGTATCAAAGGCATTGAAAAACAGAAACTCATACCTGTTATCCGTGACAGCCTGCGTCATTTTGAAGATACAAAATATCAGCGGCTGCTTTCAAGGATAACTCTGTGGGCACAGCCCGTACCTCTTTCAAAGCCTTCTTTAGAACCGGAACCTGATCCTTTGTCCGGGGATAGACCCAAAGCCGCCTTTGAGAAAAAACCTGAACCGGTCATAGAGTATGTGCCCAGCCGTAACGTCAGGGTTGCCTTTGATAAGGCATGGCTTGCGGATGAAAAAGATGTGGAGCGATACATCCATTCCATGAAAAATGCACTGCTGGAAGAGATCCGAAAAGGAAAAAGGATTCAAATCTAA
- a CDS encoding DUF1788 domain-containing protein produces MKNDPSLMPIKDRFEFLVSVISGQRFLQKQGIGNEVPFFICPFRPEEATDMERLIKNLIRQLEKSDIKVLHINLYDLSIDLLKEREIWQQIMEVENEVSKEELMELLRGVLDPEHHFVPAIAARMEEADFDLLFLSGIGEVFPYIRSHHLLNNLQSKAKEKPTLMFFPGTYSHCLESGSSLELFGKLRDDNYYRAFNIYHCQS; encoded by the coding sequence TTGAAAAATGATCCATCTTTGATGCCGATAAAAGACAGGTTTGAATTCCTTGTCTCTGTAATTTCAGGCCAGCGTTTTTTGCAAAAGCAGGGTATTGGCAATGAGGTCCCTTTTTTTATCTGTCCTTTCAGACCGGAAGAAGCTACGGATATGGAAAGACTTATAAAAAACCTTATCAGGCAGCTTGAAAAGTCTGATATTAAGGTTCTCCATATCAATCTTTATGACCTTTCCATTGATCTTTTGAAAGAAAGGGAAATATGGCAGCAGATTATGGAGGTGGAAAATGAGGTTTCAAAGGAAGAGCTGATGGAGCTTCTTCGGGGAGTTCTTGATCCTGAACATCATTTTGTTCCTGCCATTGCAGCCCGCATGGAAGAAGCTGATTTTGATCTTCTCTTTCTTTCAGGAATTGGTGAGGTTTTTCCATATATAAGGTCCCATCATCTGCTGAATAACCTTCAGAGTAAGGCCAAGGAAAAACCGACCCTGATGTTTTTTCCGGGAACCTACAGCCATTGCCTTGAGTCGGGTTCTTCTTTGGAGCTTTTTGGAAAACTCAGGGATGATAACTATTACAGGGCTTTCAATATCTATCATTGCCAGTCATAA
- a CDS encoding DUF1819 family protein encodes METSNYSLSFTTGGLFLNEALTLAGLYLDTDDWLFVQKTALRDNLFQSRTLTTLKKLCNVNISRLKMLQKNELEFMLSCCRQEQAYMLWIAICRRYSFIAEFAVEVLRENFFTGKPDLTFDDFEMFFSRKSQWHPELDAIRSSTKKKLRQVLFRILREADLITKDNKIQPALLSPEFIRIIRQGNAGEFAYFPLF; translated from the coding sequence ATGGAAACAAGTAATTATAGTCTTTCCTTTACAACCGGGGGACTCTTCTTGAATGAGGCTCTTACTCTGGCAGGTCTTTATCTGGATACTGATGACTGGCTTTTTGTTCAAAAAACAGCTTTAAGGGATAATCTTTTTCAGTCAAGAACCCTGACCACATTAAAAAAATTGTGTAATGTCAATATTTCCCGCCTTAAAATGCTTCAAAAAAATGAGCTTGAATTTATGCTGTCCTGCTGTCGTCAGGAACAGGCATATATGCTATGGATAGCCATATGCAGAAGGTACAGCTTCATAGCTGAGTTTGCTGTGGAAGTTCTAAGGGAAAATTTTTTCACGGGTAAACCGGATCTCACCTTTGATGATTTTGAAATGTTTTTTAGCAGAAAATCCCAATGGCATCCTGAGCTTGATGCCATACGGTCTTCAACAAAAAAGAAGCTTCGTCAGGTGCTTTTCAGGATACTCCGTGAAGCTGATCTTATTACAAAAGACAATAAGATTCAGCCAGCCCTCCTAAGTCCTGAGTTTATCCGGATTATCCGACAGGGTAATGCTGGGGAGTTTGCTTATTTTCCTCTTTTTTAA
- the tadA gene encoding tRNA adenosine(34) deaminase TadA encodes MQLVKHKICVYNFFMEDEYYMQLALDAAKKAGQIDEVPIGAVIVQKTGTVLATAWNRTISNCDPTAHAEILVLRKASECMGNYRLPDTTLYVTMEPCIMCMGAIVHARIGRLVYGAADIKWGAAGSLYDFSNDTRLNHRMDVQGGILEQPCREIVQLFFREKRALAKERKKQQV; translated from the coding sequence TTGCAGCTTGTCAAACATAAAATCTGCGTATACAATTTTTTTATGGAAGATGAATACTACATGCAGCTTGCCCTGGATGCTGCTAAAAAGGCTGGACAAATTGATGAAGTTCCGATAGGTGCAGTGATTGTTCAAAAAACAGGTACGGTGCTGGCCACCGCCTGGAACAGAACCATCAGCAACTGCGACCCTACAGCCCATGCGGAAATCCTTGTGCTCCGAAAGGCTTCGGAATGCATGGGAAATTACAGACTGCCGGATACAACTTTATATGTCACCATGGAACCCTGCATCATGTGCATGGGAGCCATAGTCCATGCACGCATAGGAAGACTTGTCTATGGTGCGGCAGATATAAAATGGGGTGCTGCGGGGTCTCTTTATGATTTTTCAAATGACACCCGGCTGAATCACCGTATGGATGTACAGGGCGGCATACTGGAACAGCCCTGCAGAGAAATTGTGCAGCTTTTTTTCCGTGAAAAAAGAGCCCTTGCAAAAGAAAGAAAAAAACAGCAGGTGTAA